Proteins encoded in a region of the Bombiscardovia apis genome:
- a CDS encoding DUF805 domain-containing protein: MTSFDKDSQSTGEQGNQDGAGQTPAFGQPQSEQPVQPVQAAQPQYGQQQYGQSPQAQQPQQAQPQYGQNAPVQSYGQPQYGQQAQPQQPQFTQQGQFMGGQPSVPQVPPTYSGELGANGQPAFNQPWYGISFGAAVKRFFTKYVDFTGRASKGEFWWPVLMIALVDIILNIITSPMGTVGDYIGYVWRLAIVLPMLAVTTRRIHDSNTAGWWTILPAVLTYGGLGIMYSTINSLDPDILMYQDTSAIDESTLMTIGWGVIAACAGLIIWLVFGVRQSNPLGTRFDKQSQDQGQNPNPMQ; the protein is encoded by the coding sequence ATGACATCATTCGACAAAGATTCACAGTCCACTGGGGAACAGGGAAATCAGGACGGCGCGGGTCAGACGCCCGCTTTCGGACAGCCCCAATCTGAGCAGCCAGTTCAGCCAGTGCAAGCTGCACAGCCCCAGTACGGCCAGCAGCAGTATGGTCAGTCTCCACAGGCCCAGCAACCACAGCAAGCTCAGCCACAGTATGGGCAGAATGCTCCGGTGCAGAGCTACGGTCAGCCACAATACGGCCAGCAAGCTCAGCCACAGCAGCCACAGTTCACCCAACAGGGCCAATTCATGGGAGGCCAGCCATCAGTTCCCCAAGTCCCTCCCACATATAGCGGCGAACTGGGTGCCAATGGTCAGCCCGCTTTCAACCAGCCTTGGTACGGCATCTCCTTCGGCGCTGCAGTAAAGCGGTTCTTCACCAAGTATGTCGACTTCACTGGCCGCGCTTCCAAGGGCGAGTTCTGGTGGCCCGTGCTCATGATCGCTCTGGTAGACATAATCTTAAACATCATCACCAGCCCGATGGGAACCGTGGGCGATTACATTGGTTATGTTTGGCGCCTAGCCATCGTGCTGCCCATGCTAGCAGTGACCACGCGCCGCATTCACGACAGCAACACCGCAGGCTGGTGGACTATCCTGCCCGCCGTCCTCACCTACGGTGGCTTGGGAATTATGTACAGCACCATCAACAGCTTGGATCCAGACATTTTGATGTACCAAGACACGAGTGCCATCGATGAATCTACTCTGATGACCATTGGCTGGGGTGTTATTGCTGCATGCGCAGGCCTGATTATCTGGCTGGTCTTTGGCGTACGTCAGTCCAATCCGCTGGGCACCCGCTTTGACAAGCAGTCCCAAGATCAGGGCCAAAATCCAAACCCCATGCAGTAA
- the nrdG gene encoding anaerobic ribonucleoside-triphosphate reductase activating protein produces MSQGFIATANAHRDFAAGESGRGPSIPCPLTNNPKAGQWDGRKLSRGIVADYKRLVMTDGEGIRSSIYVSGCPFRCENCYNASIWDFQAGHPYTDELEDQIIKDLAPSYVQGITFLGGEPLLNTPMLLGLARRIRKEYGHGKDIWCWTGYTWEELMRPGETPDKVELLSYIDILVDGRYIETEKNSLLQFRGSSNQRILDVPRSLEAGKPVIWAKLHDQKRFIPEHYSKEREQEQARG; encoded by the coding sequence ATGTCTCAAGGGTTTATCGCTACGGCGAATGCCCACCGCGACTTTGCAGCGGGGGAGAGTGGACGCGGCCCAAGTATTCCCTGCCCTCTCACCAACAATCCCAAGGCAGGTCAGTGGGACGGGCGCAAGCTCAGTCGGGGTATCGTGGCTGACTACAAGCGCTTAGTAATGACCGACGGCGAAGGTATCCGCTCCTCCATCTACGTTTCCGGCTGCCCCTTCCGCTGCGAAAACTGCTATAACGCTTCAATCTGGGATTTTCAAGCCGGTCATCCATACACCGACGAACTTGAAGACCAAATCATCAAAGACTTGGCTCCTTCCTACGTGCAGGGCATTACCTTCCTCGGAGGTGAGCCCCTGCTCAACACCCCCATGCTCCTAGGTTTGGCCCGTCGCATCCGCAAGGAATACGGCCATGGCAAAGACATCTGGTGCTGGACCGGCTACACTTGGGAAGAGCTCATGCGCCCCGGCGAGACGCCCGACAAGGTCGAACTGCTCTCGTATATAGATATTTTGGTGGACGGGCGATATATTGAGACTGAGAAGAACTCTCTCCTGCAATTTCGCGGTTCTTCCAACCAGCGTATCCTAGACGTACCGCGCTCGCTGGAGGCTGGTAAGCCAGTGATATGGGCTAAGCTCCACGATCAAAAGCGTTTTATTCCTGAGCACTACAGCAAAGAACGCGAGCAAGAGCAAGCCCGCGGTTGA
- the nrdD gene encoding anaerobic ribonucleoside-triphosphate reductase has translation MDTQVMMDQVSSKATAAPDTVEGILVEKRDGRIVDFDPINIMHAVEAAFAEVNAEVDPKMKQQIRNMALSVQSEIHDRYTNPVKIEDIQTLVEHALVNAHYYDIARAYTSYRLNRDIARAKATDVNEAVHRLTSKDESLVRENANKDANVYATQRDLLAGAVSKASALKMLPKDVSNAHLKGDIHFHDADYSPFTAETNCSLPDFGDMLEHGFELGNAMMDSPKSIGTAATQITQIIKDIAGSQYGGQTVNRADEMLERYARLDYDKNYKMAEAVLPDEEPIEIAKEVVRGLKAREADWLHMDDRPALGEDAPFDLDAPAIVRQRQIYAKILTRKAIYDAMQTMEYQINSNRVSNGQTPFVTVGFGLGTSWFAKEIQRAIFLVRIRGLGKDRHTAIFPKLVFTIKHGLNADESDPNYDMKQLALECSSKRMYPDVVFYENLIKITGSFKAPMGCRSFLQSWINPETGEDEEEGRMNLGVVTVNVPRIALESRGDQDRFWKLFDQRMEVAHHALQFRIMRCKQATPINAPTLYQFGAFGRLKPGDSVDTLFRNSRSTISLGYIGLYEATSVFFGKDWMQDHTWNPEGKEFALSIVRRMSQLCKQWEKAEGYHYSVYSTPAESLTDRFCRMDQEKFGEVDGVTDHDFYTNSFHYPVWLRPTPMEKLSYERDFPYLASGGFINYCEFPSLQPNPRALEAVWDYAYDIGIGYLGTNTPIDHCFVCGYEGDFAPTEEGFKCPECGNDDPEQCNVTKRTCGYLGNPVQRPMVHGRHEEIAHRVKHMEGQTGHVVLKDGSTKEWFDDVEE, from the coding sequence ATGGATACGCAGGTGATGATGGATCAGGTAAGCAGCAAAGCTACTGCTGCGCCTGACACTGTCGAAGGCATTCTCGTTGAGAAGCGCGATGGTCGAATCGTTGATTTTGATCCTATCAACATCATGCATGCCGTCGAAGCTGCATTCGCTGAGGTTAATGCCGAAGTCGACCCCAAGATGAAGCAGCAAATCCGCAATATGGCGCTGTCTGTGCAGTCTGAGATTCATGACCGCTACACCAACCCGGTCAAGATCGAAGACATTCAAACTTTGGTAGAGCATGCTTTGGTTAATGCTCACTACTACGATATTGCTCGCGCGTACACTTCTTATCGCCTCAACCGCGATATTGCCCGCGCTAAGGCTACCGATGTCAACGAGGCAGTGCATCGTCTGACTTCCAAAGATGAGTCTTTAGTGCGCGAGAACGCTAATAAAGACGCCAATGTGTACGCTACCCAGCGCGACCTTTTGGCCGGTGCAGTCTCCAAGGCTTCGGCCCTGAAGATGCTTCCCAAGGATGTGTCGAATGCCCACCTCAAGGGCGACATCCACTTCCATGATGCTGACTATTCACCCTTTACAGCCGAGACCAACTGCTCTCTGCCCGACTTCGGCGATATGCTTGAGCATGGTTTTGAGCTAGGCAATGCCATGATGGATAGCCCAAAGTCCATCGGTACTGCGGCCACGCAGATTACGCAGATTATTAAAGATATTGCGGGCTCCCAGTACGGCGGTCAGACCGTCAATCGCGCCGACGAGATGCTTGAGCGTTACGCCCGTCTTGACTATGACAAGAACTATAAGATGGCTGAAGCTGTCTTGCCAGACGAAGAACCCATCGAGATTGCTAAGGAAGTAGTGCGCGGATTGAAGGCTCGCGAAGCTGACTGGCTACACATGGATGACCGTCCAGCCTTGGGAGAGGACGCTCCCTTTGATTTGGACGCGCCTGCAATTGTGCGCCAGCGTCAGATTTACGCCAAGATTTTGACCCGCAAGGCCATCTACGATGCTATGCAAACTATGGAGTATCAGATTAACTCCAACCGTGTCTCCAACGGTCAAACCCCCTTCGTAACGGTCGGCTTTGGCCTAGGCACTTCTTGGTTTGCCAAGGAGATCCAGCGCGCCATCTTCCTAGTGCGGATTCGTGGATTGGGCAAGGACCGCCATACGGCCATCTTCCCCAAGCTGGTCTTCACCATTAAACATGGCCTGAATGCAGATGAAAGCGACCCCAACTACGACATGAAGCAGCTGGCGCTCGAATGCTCATCTAAGCGTATGTATCCAGATGTGGTCTTCTATGAGAACCTGATTAAGATTACCGGATCCTTTAAGGCTCCTATGGGCTGCCGCTCCTTCCTTCAAAGCTGGATTAATCCCGAAACCGGCGAAGACGAAGAAGAGGGTCGTATGAACTTGGGCGTGGTCACAGTCAACGTTCCGCGTATCGCTCTCGAATCGCGTGGTGACCAAGACCGCTTCTGGAAGCTCTTCGATCAGCGTATGGAAGTGGCACATCACGCCTTGCAATTCCGTATCATGCGTTGCAAGCAGGCCACACCTATCAATGCTCCCACGCTCTACCAGTTTGGTGCTTTTGGCCGTTTGAAGCCCGGAGATTCGGTTGATACGCTCTTCCGTAACTCACGCTCCACTATTTCCTTGGGATACATAGGCTTGTACGAAGCCACCTCGGTATTCTTTGGCAAGGATTGGATGCAGGACCACACTTGGAATCCGGAGGGCAAGGAGTTTGCTCTTTCCATCGTGCGGCGTATGAGTCAGCTGTGCAAGCAGTGGGAAAAGGCTGAGGGCTATCACTATTCGGTCTACTCCACTCCTGCTGAGTCTTTGACTGACCGCTTCTGCCGCATGGATCAAGAGAAGTTCGGCGAAGTCGACGGTGTGACCGACCATGACTTCTACACCAACTCCTTCCACTATCCAGTGTGGTTGCGCCCTACTCCTATGGAGAAGCTCTCCTACGAGCGCGACTTCCCCTACCTGGCTTCGGGCGGTTTCATCAACTACTGCGAGTTCCCCTCCCTCCAGCCCAATCCTAGGGCCCTAGAAGCGGTCTGGGACTATGCCTACGACATTGGCATTGGCTATTTGGGCACTAATACGCCCATCGACCACTGCTTCGTCTGTGGTTACGAGGGTGACTTCGCACCCACAGAAGAGGGCTTCAAATGCCCTGAGTGCGGCAACGACGATCCTGAGCAGTGCAATGTAACTAAGCGCACCTGCGGTTACTTGGGTAATCCTGTCCAGCGTCCGATGGTTCACGGCCGACACGAGGAAATCGCCCACCGTGTCAAGCATATGGAAGGGCAAACCGGCCATGTGGTCTTGAAAGATGGCTCCACCAAAGAGTGGTTTGACGACGTCGAAGAGTAA
- a CDS encoding ABC transporter permease — MSKTPNPNRLIADSPRRRQQWRRIIAPAITIAVLLGLWQIWVAAGGISERILPSPSQIAQATAATWPELMTASAITAAEGFAGFIVASAVGLLIGVGLYCWQTLHDALYPLIAAAQMVPLITIAPLFIIWFGFEPVGKVAIVAVFGLFPIAIQTYRGLAAVPSFYQDVALTCGASQAWTLWHVKLRVAAGQIFSGLRISAAYVFATASTAEYLGAQNGLGIWLQSAFNSFQTPLIFSATLVIVVLTAVLLGLIAAVEHCTIDSNEESSFLR; from the coding sequence ATGAGCAAAACTCCAAACCCAAACCGCCTGATAGCTGATTCACCAAGACGACGGCAACAGTGGCGGCGCATCATAGCCCCAGCAATTACTATCGCGGTCCTGCTTGGACTGTGGCAGATTTGGGTTGCGGCAGGTGGCATTTCAGAACGCATACTGCCCTCACCCAGTCAGATTGCGCAAGCCACCGCCGCCACCTGGCCCGAGCTCATGACAGCCAGCGCGATAACGGCAGCAGAAGGCTTCGCCGGCTTCATAGTCGCCAGCGCGGTTGGCTTGCTCATAGGAGTAGGTCTCTATTGCTGGCAGACCCTTCACGATGCCCTCTATCCGCTCATCGCCGCCGCCCAAATGGTACCGCTCATCACCATAGCTCCGCTCTTCATTATTTGGTTTGGCTTCGAACCAGTCGGCAAGGTGGCTATTGTTGCAGTATTTGGCCTCTTCCCCATCGCCATCCAAACCTACCGGGGATTGGCAGCGGTGCCCAGCTTCTACCAAGATGTAGCACTCACCTGTGGAGCCAGCCAAGCTTGGACCCTGTGGCATGTGAAACTGCGCGTCGCCGCCGGGCAGATTTTCTCCGGTTTGCGCATCTCGGCCGCTTACGTCTTTGCTACTGCCTCGACGGCCGAATATTTGGGAGCCCAGAACGGCTTAGGCATTTGGCTTCAGTCAGCTTTTAACTCATTCCAAACTCCGCTCATCTTCTCGGCAACACTCGTGATAGTAGTACTCACAGCGGTTCTCCTAGGACTCATTGCGGCCGTCGAACACTGTACTATTGACAGTAATGAGGAGTCCTCATTTCTTAGATGA
- a CDS encoding histidine phosphatase family protein: MPATTIHFVRHGKVYNPDHLLYERLPDFHLSEQGARMAAATARFMALNPATQAVVAVYASPLERAQETAQIIADGMNQMRKSQGRKPLELMSDERLIEAGNEFRGQRKDRWPLMALQPANWSLMSNLMEPSWGESYRAIAERMRDFAYEQVERYPGQQIIAVSHESPIWAFRRLLETGKPEHNMLLRHTALASVTSITFDVESKNVLGITYANPASGVQ, encoded by the coding sequence TTGCCAGCAACTACTATTCATTTTGTCCGCCACGGCAAGGTCTACAACCCAGACCACCTGCTCTACGAGCGCCTGCCGGACTTCCACTTGAGTGAGCAAGGGGCAAGAATGGCAGCAGCAACGGCGCGGTTTATGGCCCTCAATCCCGCAACTCAAGCTGTTGTCGCCGTCTACGCTTCGCCCCTCGAACGCGCCCAGGAAACAGCGCAGATTATTGCCGATGGTATGAACCAGATGCGCAAGAGCCAGGGTCGCAAACCCCTGGAACTCATGAGTGACGAGCGACTCATCGAGGCGGGCAACGAATTTAGGGGGCAGCGCAAGGACCGTTGGCCGCTCATGGCCCTCCAGCCTGCTAACTGGTCGCTCATGAGCAATCTGATGGAACCTAGCTGGGGCGAGTCTTACCGGGCCATCGCTGAGCGCATGCGTGACTTTGCTTACGAGCAAGTTGAGCGCTACCCGGGCCAGCAAATCATCGCAGTCAGCCACGAATCGCCTATATGGGCCTTCCGCCGACTGCTGGAGACGGGCAAACCTGAGCACAATATGCTCCTGCGTCATACCGCTCTGGCATCCGTCACTTCCATTACCTTCGATGTTGAGAGTAAAAACGTGCTCGGCATCACATATGCAAACCCGGCAAGTGGGGTTCAGTAG
- a CDS encoding MBL fold metallo-hydrolase, with product MKMQHLGTAAAERIPGIFCKCEMCQRALEVGGKEIRTQSQALVDDAVLLDFPGDTYHHFVNQKFDLPSITKLFITHWHSDHFYGEDLAYRMDLYANDNPTHMDVYGSETVKGFYERAFFLEEHYDYSKLTYHCMHPGESVEIVAGNGKKYTVYAFEARHGHHFGDCLFYGITDGEKSLLYAHDTAPFYDSAWKDMERAGLKYDYVSLDCTHALAPVDSDVHMSFEDNLDIRDRMVASGMADGDTVFVANHFSHNGLTTYEQMQVAAVKEGFVSSYDGMITQF from the coding sequence ATGAAAATGCAACATCTGGGAACTGCCGCTGCTGAGCGCATTCCGGGTATCTTCTGCAAGTGCGAGATGTGCCAGCGTGCGCTTGAGGTTGGTGGCAAAGAGATTCGGACTCAGTCTCAGGCGCTGGTCGACGATGCGGTTTTGCTGGATTTTCCTGGCGATACCTATCATCATTTTGTGAATCAGAAGTTCGATTTGCCGAGCATTACCAAGCTGTTTATTACTCATTGGCATTCCGACCATTTTTATGGCGAAGATCTGGCTTATCGGATGGATTTGTATGCCAACGACAATCCTACTCACATGGATGTGTACGGCTCGGAGACGGTCAAGGGCTTCTACGAGAGGGCGTTCTTCTTGGAAGAGCACTATGACTACTCGAAGCTGACCTACCACTGCATGCATCCGGGGGAGTCGGTTGAGATTGTGGCAGGCAATGGCAAAAAATACACGGTTTATGCTTTTGAAGCCCGTCATGGTCATCATTTTGGCGACTGCCTCTTCTATGGCATTACAGACGGGGAGAAATCACTACTCTACGCCCACGATACTGCGCCATTTTATGATTCCGCTTGGAAAGACATGGAGCGGGCGGGGCTTAAGTATGACTATGTTTCGCTTGATTGTACGCATGCCTTGGCACCGGTTGATTCAGATGTCCATATGAGTTTTGAAGACAACCTTGACATTCGCGATCGCATGGTTGCGTCTGGAATGGCCGATGGAGACACAGTTTTTGTGGCTAACCACTTCTCGCACAATGGTCTAACCACCTACGAACAGATGCAGGTAGCCGCGGTCAAGGAGGGTTTCGTCTCTTCCTATGATGGCATGATTACGCAATTCTGA
- a CDS encoding ABC transporter substrate-binding protein codes for MRIPSKAPTSAAQPSIPSRRKNRWLPTITAAISAAALTLGLSACGSNGATSEARSNDDSISFMLDWTPNTNHVGIYVAQELGYFKDAGVSVKILPTAQAGTETSVENGVANVGFSKLSNLAAFNAKGSDLKLVFNLGQHSIARWCSLASRTDIKTPKDFDGKTFVSFGSAEQTAVVKTMIRNAGGQGDFKRATSGTNTFATLTSGKGDFAGFYVTWEGVQSELKGPKLNCFTQSDWGVPGNPDQTGFAVKSSWIKDEAHRKALSKFVQASKRGYDWALAHPDKAADILVKQTPTAHIDPQQARTSMKDIVREGYWTSRPGQTSLSGAINIDDAQTYLDFQYQAHSYQDGKGQPLKQAPQAKDLWTDEYVK; via the coding sequence GTGAGGATTCCCAGCAAGGCGCCAACGAGCGCAGCCCAGCCTTCAATTCCCAGCAGGCGTAAGAACCGCTGGCTGCCTACAATTACCGCAGCAATCTCAGCCGCCGCCCTCACGCTCGGACTCTCTGCCTGCGGCAGCAATGGCGCGACCAGCGAAGCCCGGAGCAACGACGATTCTATCTCCTTTATGCTCGACTGGACCCCTAACACCAACCACGTTGGCATATATGTAGCGCAAGAATTGGGCTATTTCAAGGATGCTGGTGTCTCAGTCAAGATATTACCTACCGCCCAAGCAGGAACCGAAACCTCGGTTGAAAACGGGGTTGCCAATGTGGGTTTTTCTAAGCTGAGTAATTTAGCAGCTTTCAACGCCAAGGGTTCTGACTTGAAGCTCGTCTTTAACCTAGGTCAGCACTCCATCGCCCGCTGGTGCTCCCTAGCTTCGCGCACCGACATCAAGACCCCCAAAGACTTCGATGGCAAGACCTTTGTAAGTTTCGGCTCGGCTGAGCAGACGGCAGTAGTGAAGACCATGATTCGCAACGCCGGCGGCCAGGGCGACTTCAAACGCGCCACTTCCGGTACCAACACCTTCGCCACCCTCACCTCAGGCAAGGGCGATTTCGCAGGTTTCTACGTGACTTGGGAGGGCGTCCAGTCCGAATTAAAAGGGCCAAAACTCAACTGCTTTACCCAATCCGACTGGGGAGTGCCCGGCAACCCCGACCAGACCGGCTTCGCAGTCAAATCCTCTTGGATCAAGGATGAAGCCCATCGCAAGGCGCTTTCCAAGTTTGTGCAGGCCAGCAAGCGCGGCTATGACTGGGCCCTAGCCCACCCTGACAAAGCCGCAGACATCTTGGTCAAGCAAACCCCAACCGCTCACATTGACCCTCAACAGGCCCGCACTTCGATGAAAGACATCGTCAGGGAAGGCTACTGGACTAGCAGACCAGGTCAAACAAGCCTCAGCGGCGCTATCAACATAGACGACGCGCAGACCTATTTGGACTTCCAATACCAAGCTCATTCCTACCAAGATGGCAAAGGACAGCCCCTCAAGCAGGCCCCTCAAGCCAAAGACCTATGGACCGATGAGTACGTCAAATGA
- the gltX gene encoding glutamate--tRNA ligase, whose protein sequence is MSQEQDNTAKPELPADLRVRFCPSPTGTPHVGMVRTALFNWAQARHSGGKMVFRIEDTDAARDSEESYEQIIDALRWLGLDWDEGVEVGGPYAPYRQSERGDIYRDVAAKLLEAGYAYESYSTSEEIEARNLAAGRPKAFGYDGYDRSLSEEQKATFQAEGRKPALRIKMPDEDIAFDDLIRGHIEFKAGSVPDYVIVRPNGDPLYTLTNPVDDALMRINVVLRGEDLLSSTPRQVILYRYLMELGIAKEMPLFGHMPYVMGEGKKKLSKRDPESNLFLHRENGFIPEGLLNYLALLGWSIGPDRDVFSISELIEHFDIRDVKANPAHFDIDKATAINAEHIRMLEPQDFINRSLPYLKREGLVSADAWNELSAREREVLSAAAPLVQPRVRLLGEVAGMVGSLLSQDDYLEPEADARKQLKESAAAVLELASQALSPVAEADWTTDNLHEVLTKALVDDGGYKPRLAFGPVRVAVSGRRVSPPLFESMEIIGKDTTLRRLDNLHQHLA, encoded by the coding sequence ATGAGTCAAGAGCAAGACAATACCGCGAAACCCGAACTCCCAGCTGACCTGCGCGTCAGGTTCTGCCCCTCGCCGACTGGCACCCCCCACGTGGGCATGGTGCGCACGGCCCTTTTCAACTGGGCCCAAGCTCGGCACTCCGGCGGCAAGATGGTCTTCCGTATCGAAGACACCGATGCCGCCCGTGATTCCGAAGAGAGCTACGAGCAGATTATCGATGCCTTGCGCTGGCTGGGCTTGGACTGGGATGAGGGCGTTGAGGTCGGTGGCCCTTACGCTCCCTACCGCCAGTCCGAGCGCGGCGACATCTACCGCGATGTGGCTGCCAAACTACTTGAGGCCGGCTATGCTTACGAATCCTATTCCACTTCGGAAGAGATCGAAGCCCGTAATCTCGCGGCCGGTAGGCCCAAGGCTTTCGGCTACGATGGCTATGACCGCAGCTTAAGTGAAGAGCAAAAGGCCACTTTCCAAGCGGAAGGTCGCAAGCCCGCCCTGCGTATCAAGATGCCCGACGAAGACATCGCTTTCGACGATTTGATTCGCGGACATATTGAGTTCAAGGCCGGGTCGGTTCCCGATTACGTGATTGTGCGCCCCAACGGCGACCCGCTCTACACGCTGACCAATCCCGTTGACGACGCCCTCATGCGCATCAACGTGGTCTTGCGCGGCGAAGACCTGCTGTCCTCAACTCCGCGCCAGGTCATCCTCTACCGCTATCTCATGGAGCTGGGTATCGCTAAAGAGATGCCCCTCTTCGGCCACATGCCTTACGTGATGGGCGAGGGCAAGAAGAAGCTCTCCAAGCGAGATCCTGAGTCCAACCTCTTCCTCCATCGCGAAAACGGCTTCATTCCTGAGGGTCTGCTCAATTACTTGGCCCTGCTTGGTTGGTCCATTGGCCCCGATCGCGACGTGTTCTCCATAAGCGAGCTCATTGAGCACTTCGACATTCGCGACGTGAAGGCCAACCCTGCTCACTTCGACATCGACAAGGCTACGGCCATCAATGCTGAGCATATTCGCATGCTTGAGCCGCAAGACTTCATCAACCGCTCGCTGCCGTATTTGAAGCGTGAGGGGTTGGTTTCTGCCGATGCTTGGAATGAGCTCAGCGCTCGCGAGAGGGAAGTCTTGAGTGCTGCCGCTCCTTTGGTGCAGCCACGCGTCCGCCTGCTGGGTGAGGTGGCTGGCATGGTTGGCTCCCTGCTGAGTCAAGACGATTACTTGGAGCCTGAGGCCGATGCTCGCAAGCAGCTCAAGGAATCTGCGGCTGCCGTTTTGGAGCTGGCTTCCCAGGCACTTTCGCCGGTAGCTGAGGCTGATTGGACCACCGACAACCTCCATGAAGTCTTAACTAAGGCTTTGGTTGACGATGGTGGCTACAAGCCGCGCTTGGCCTTTGGCCCTGTGCGAGTAGCTGTTTCTGGCCGCCGTGTCTCGCCGCCGCTCTTTGAATCCATGGAGATAATCGGCAAAGATACGACACTCCGAAGGCTAGATAACTTGCATCAGCACCTCGCTTAA
- a CDS encoding MFS transporter: MFKVLLNYLGMDKAKFGTFLIITFSTCIYWWSGIKSVIYEPFRQALGVSNAQLGFLLGLIGFVQIFGYALLGWLQDLLPIRKLIAIDLWGYGIFALILGLVPNLPYWFLIIAFAAYGFFGDAIYWPTIQKSTKGLATEKTQAAAFSVQECIRSGVGLCLTWFTLFMFTVGGSNMFGARLSMTVYPIFMMLYSFVVLKFIPKDFLQDQRKEGEPKIKRNGAAMVLRAMKMPIVWTTGFGAAATYLIYVAANTYFLPFVQASFKLSDAAAGIFGIVNSGLMGLIAAGLSGVLATKRFKTTPQWMILLYVLVALVCVAIIVTPHSSNLMIPVVILCCCVTFICVALRAVYYAPIGESGVDADISATAMSIASFIGYCPSFFAYPLFGAIIDKFDTQTAYRIIFTMLAVFSLVGIVACFLGNRVILQRRKQEDAALAMA, translated from the coding sequence ATGTTTAAAGTTTTACTCAACTATCTCGGGATGGACAAAGCCAAGTTCGGTACGTTCTTGATCATCACCTTCTCGACTTGTATCTACTGGTGGTCCGGTATCAAGAGTGTGATTTACGAGCCTTTTAGACAAGCTCTGGGTGTCTCGAATGCGCAGCTGGGTTTCCTCCTTGGACTCATCGGATTTGTGCAGATTTTCGGTTACGCTCTGCTGGGTTGGCTTCAGGACTTGCTGCCGATTCGTAAACTGATAGCAATCGATCTTTGGGGTTATGGAATTTTTGCTCTCATTTTGGGCTTGGTGCCTAACCTGCCTTACTGGTTCCTCATTATCGCCTTCGCGGCTTACGGCTTCTTTGGTGACGCTATTTACTGGCCCACCATTCAAAAGTCCACCAAGGGTTTGGCAACCGAAAAGACTCAGGCAGCGGCCTTCAGTGTCCAGGAATGTATTCGTTCGGGTGTGGGATTGTGCTTAACGTGGTTCACCCTATTTATGTTCACTGTTGGCGGTTCCAATATGTTTGGTGCCCGTCTTTCGATGACGGTTTACCCCATATTCATGATGCTCTACTCCTTCGTAGTTTTGAAGTTCATTCCTAAGGACTTCTTGCAGGATCAGCGCAAAGAAGGCGAGCCGAAGATTAAACGCAATGGTGCTGCTATGGTGCTGCGGGCCATGAAAATGCCGATTGTGTGGACCACCGGTTTTGGTGCAGCCGCAACCTATCTCATTTATGTAGCTGCTAACACCTACTTCCTACCCTTCGTACAGGCTTCCTTCAAGCTTTCCGACGCGGCGGCTGGCATCTTCGGCATCGTAAACTCGGGCTTAATGGGCTTGATTGCTGCCGGACTTTCGGGTGTGCTGGCAACGAAGCGCTTCAAGACAACTCCTCAGTGGATGATTCTCTTGTATGTGTTGGTAGCGCTCGTATGTGTGGCAATTATCGTCACACCGCACTCTTCCAACTTGATGATTCCTGTTGTGATCCTGTGCTGCTGCGTCACTTTCATCTGCGTGGCTCTGCGTGCAGTCTATTATGCGCCCATCGGAGAAAGTGGCGTTGATGCGGATATTTCGGCTACGGCTATGTCTATTGCCTCCTTCATTGGTTATTGCCCATCATTCTTTGCATACCCGCTCTTCGGCGCCATTATCGACAAATTCGACACCCAGACCGCCTACAGAATTATCTTTACCATGCTGGCCGTTTTCAGCCTAGTGGGAATCGTGGCCTGCTTCCTTGGTAACCGGGTGATTTTGCAGCGTCGTAAGCAAGAGGACGCGGCGCTTGCTATGGCCTAA